In one window of Myxococcus virescens DNA:
- a CDS encoding enoyl-CoA hydratase/isomerase family protein, which yields MEPVVATGASLNVEDRDDGVRVLTLSNPARRNALDDGLLARLDAALEPAPHVRALLVRGAGGAFCSGYDLTHLGPPGAGGRLPDDLLVECLLKLESHPAPSVALVEGPAVGAGFDLAASCDFRIGTPNAVFLMPPAKLGIVYSPEGLARAARLVGVARAKQLFLAARKLSAREALDWGLLDDCLADAETRALALCATLASHAPLAVSGMKESFGRLARAPLEEADRARLRGLRAAAFGSEDAKEGRAAFLEKRPPRFSGR from the coding sequence GTGGAGCCCGTCGTCGCGACAGGCGCTTCGCTGAACGTCGAGGACCGCGACGACGGGGTCCGGGTGTTGACGCTGTCCAACCCGGCCCGCCGCAATGCGCTCGATGACGGCCTTCTGGCGCGGCTGGACGCGGCGCTGGAGCCCGCCCCGCATGTGCGCGCCTTGCTGGTGCGCGGCGCGGGCGGGGCTTTCTGTTCCGGCTATGACCTGACGCACCTGGGCCCCCCGGGCGCGGGCGGGCGGCTGCCGGATGACTTGCTGGTGGAGTGCCTGCTGAAGCTGGAGTCCCACCCCGCGCCCAGTGTGGCGCTGGTGGAGGGCCCCGCGGTGGGTGCCGGCTTCGACCTGGCGGCCTCGTGCGACTTCCGCATCGGCACGCCCAACGCCGTCTTCCTCATGCCTCCCGCGAAGCTGGGCATCGTCTACTCCCCGGAGGGGCTTGCCCGGGCCGCGCGGCTGGTGGGCGTGGCGCGCGCCAAGCAGCTCTTCCTGGCTGCGCGGAAGCTGAGCGCGCGGGAGGCGCTGGACTGGGGGCTGCTGGATGACTGCCTGGCGGACGCGGAGACGCGCGCGCTGGCGCTGTGCGCCACCCTGGCGAGCCATGCACCGCTGGCGGTGTCGGGGATGAAGGAGTCCTTCGGGCGTCTGGCTCGGGCCCCGTTGGAAGAGGCTGACCGGGCGCGGCTGCGCGGCTTGCGCGCGGCGGCCTTCGGGAGCGAGGACGCGAAGGAGGGGCGGGCGGCCTTCCTTGAAAAGCGCCCGCCCCGCTTCTCCGGCCGCTAG
- a CDS encoding biotin/lipoyl-binding carrier protein — protein sequence MADVAAHITGTVWKIEVQVGQQVNAGDTLVILESMKMEMPVEAEDGGTVKEIRVKEAQSVNEGDVLVVLG from the coding sequence ATGGCGGACGTAGCGGCGCACATCACCGGCACGGTGTGGAAGATTGAGGTTCAGGTCGGCCAGCAGGTCAACGCGGGCGACACGCTCGTCATCCTCGAATCCATGAAGATGGAGATGCCCGTCGAGGCAGAGGATGGCGGGACGGTGAAGGAGATTCGGGTGAAGGAGGCGCAGTCGGTCAACGAGGGCGATGTCCTCGTGGTGCTCGGCTAG